The following coding sequences are from one Rhinoraja longicauda isolate Sanriku21f chromosome 7, sRhiLon1.1, whole genome shotgun sequence window:
- the LOC144595478 gene encoding NACHT and WD repeat domain-containing protein 2, with protein MDHHRVHNSSPAARKSRCVQIFLCCNPEETEMERKALREKVYPKLREYCRHKHGLEFQVIDAYMGVDPDDVHDFDVRKLRMKLLDDCLKFSTGPCFVALIGEQYGSTGIPEEIEANEFEMVLCRLQNEGLNTMVLEKWYHRDENSVPAAYRLKSKTDVLPNYCNKTERRAWEAARGAWRDNFTEMKMIFATIIRKCLKEETIKPDQAQKYFISALEAELQHAVINQPTSTLQNCICYICKIPHLTRHLKKTLENQMKLQDTEGLLPQDAQEHGKLLRLRDKILPSLATVSGLRVYTSTLLGNYKQDHVGQMKQEYIEGLCRQFYTDIVMLIDSSNINTQKPADNVDGVVVEMMKHAALCNLYANLSDFEWKEKDQIREYIVKKQLNSPLIIVGGPCTGKTVLLATCAKQICSWLNNCEPIIVSRFLSTGRKICFQTVLTGICHQIAKTYHRPTPRYPDNAEELVNCFVTLLELSSEQHPLIVMIDGVDQVSEADNARTVWWLPKNLPAFTRLIISTTIKTYGITQASKLLHPNEAYFLELKPRERKECNKILTRHLLNSNRRITSGQQIFVNTALGQCTLPLFVKLLYNEVLSWTSHDDINDQTLGITIHDNIERLLKRLEKEHGEGLVSRALGYITLANSGLVEAELLDILSLDNYVIEHFLPQNDLPASVRVPYYALAKLQEDLRGFLVGKSQNGVKLLVWANRHFPLVINRYYLQNLGTVQQMHNVMAEYFSGRWSGGRGKPFPITMLQQGPVKDQQVHQGISEHRLLMGKYVDRQQPSQPWLFQVQSSLEGHSLVFPNNRKVEELAYHLRRIGRLEELYFNVLSSFTSQHAMIKVGHLVQLITELEENNQTLNQRGLRFLATVLKSAYCLLQKSPDQLSRVIQLRLLPFVGCFPQMFNFLMQAYKEGLQHCVIVVLHSPVITVPRLHTTLCTSDFSAATDIIEIQSQNLVLVTVESGSVYAWNPEFQKPWEQINTNGVRVTGARITDGDQFLVLATGHSTILVYDFSKRSLLYEAEVRRTFDDVNPTIVQSISGFALCSTNVVVWFVNSTVVRIFDHNSHHTIRQLNCEHEVQCISFSTDGTYVLCGQLQSTVTIFNIHTGCQIATVACEFHEAPVYSIFMSASNREIYIVDKVGNKFIWDTENLTEPSLQESIMCSDDVDELLNVEFSSNSLLLCKMSCIELWDTLNWNMSDMFKPPKNEYFIQAILSQDCCCIIAAISGSEALFVWKRETGQCVLILENRFGTPLRLSKCFSQKSLVSFTSKGYLISWDLDCIDRASGLAKAEKTIKTILLSKQGKYFYTSDGTNIILKWSLTFCQIEATFAHADLVKSSALTRTGATLITADVSGDLYVWDTKTGQNLHRIRYSIVTQLLVAPNDHFVVSLCEDCVSKVWNLSNGHVVCNIRIPLKKAMIMPESTFILGLHQHCLLAVSLWSGGIVKRFECADKSHIIAFQTLKDYPDYILLITSSGNMFTWNVVEETFCQQVQFPFKLSGQLDNFQVSDNGSIAILSVIDESINVLDILHGKLCVIGTEGTIFNQQLTRDGQYVVYINSRDSCTCDFHSSPTLNIVRITDGKNIGCCYLCKIPSSILVCECDLNILVGFEDGSIGIYAVADYPNAESKLKSHLTEITKGEYLFKKKDWWFKDLPDAVWVDSLNEYSQ; from the exons GTAATTGATGCATACATGGGCGTGGATCCTGATGATGTCCATGATTTTGACGTTCGGAAGCTCCGGATGAAGCTgttggacgattgtttaaaatttTCCACTGGGCCGTGTTTTGTG GCATTAATAGGAGAGCAATATGGAAGTACTGGAATACCAGAAGAAATTGAGGCCAATGAGTTTGAGATGGTTCTCTGCAGATTGCAAAATGAAGGCCTTAACACCATGGTCCTGGAGAAATGGTATCATCGAGATGAGAATTCTGTTCCAGCTGCCTACCGCCTGAAATCTAAAACTGATGTCCTTCCCAACTACTGCAACAAG ACCGAGAGAAGAGCATGGGAAGCAGCTCGTGGAGCGTGGCGCGACAACTTCACAGAAATGAAGATGATATTTGCTACCATAATTAGGAAGTGTCTTAAAGAGGAAACAATAAAACCAGACCAAGCTCAAAAATACTTCATCTCAG CTCTTGAAGCTGAGTTGCAACATGCTGTGATAAATCAGCCCACCAGCACTCTACAAAACTGCATTTGCTATATTTGCAAAATTCCACACCTCACTCGTCACCTGAAAAAAACCCTTGAAAACCAGATGAAACTGCAGGACACTGAAGGACTGCTGCCCCAGGATGCCCAGGAACACGGCAAGCTTCTGAGATTGCGAGATAAAATTCTCCCATCATTGGCCACCGTCTCAGGTTTACGTGTTTACACTTCAACGTTGCTGGGCAACTACAAGCAGGATCACGTTGGGCAGATGAAACAGGAATACATTGAGGGGCTTTGTCGGCAGTTCTATACTGATATTGTTATGCTCATTGACAGCAGCAACATCAACACACAAAAACCTGCAGATAatgttgatggtgtggttgtggAAATGATGAAGCATGCAGCCTTATGCAATTTATATGCAAACCTTTCTGACTTTGAATGGAAAGAAAAGGATCAAATTAGAGAATACATTGTTAAGAAACAATTGAACAGTCCCTTAATCATTGTGGGAGGGCCTTGCACTGGAAAGACCGTTCTTTTGGCAACCTGTGCCAAGCAG ATATGTTCGTGGCTGAATAATTGTGAACCTATTATAGTCAGTCGCTTCCTCTCTACAGGCCGCAAGATCTGCTTTCAGACTGTCCTGACTGGAATCTGTCACCAAATAGCAAAGACCTACCACAGACCTACACCAAGGTATCCTGACAACGCTGAAGAATTAGTGAACTGTTTTGTAACCCTTTTAGAGTTGTCATCTGAACAGCATCCGTTGATAGTAATGATAGATGGTGTTGATCAGGTCTCTGAAGCTGATAATGCCAGAACAGTCTGGTGGCTTCCAAAGAATCTGCCAGCCTTTACCAGATTAATTATTTCCACTACAATTAAGACGTATGGAATTACACAAGCAAGCAAATTGTTGCACCCAAATGAGGCATATTTTCTTGAGTTAAAGCCAAGAGAGAGAAAGGAATGCAACAAAATTCTCACGCGACACCTACTAAACTCCAATAGAAGAATTACATCAGGGCAGCAGATATTTGTGAATACTGCTCTGGGACAGTGTACTCTTCCACTTTTTGTTAAGTTACTTTATAATGAAGTGCTTTCTTGGACATCTCATGATGATATTAATGACCAAACTTTAGGAATAACCATTCATGACAATATTGAGCGACTACTTAAACGACTTGAGAAGGAACATGGGGAGGGTCTCGTTTCCAGAGCTCTGGGTTATATTACACTTGCAAATTCAGGACTCGTTGAGGCTGAACTGTTGGACATATTGTCACTTGACAACTATGTTATAGAACACTTTTTACCTCAAAATGATTTGCCAGCTTCAGTGAGAGTACCATATTATGCATTAGCAAAACTACAAGAGGACCTGAGAGGGTTTTTAGTTGGAAAGTCACAGAATGGAGTAAAATTGCTCGTCTGGGCAAACAGACATTTTCCACTAGTTATTAATAGATATTACCTCCAGAACCTGGGCACTGTGCAACAAATGCACAATGTCATGGCAGAATATTTTAGTGGCCGATGGTCCGGAGGAAGGGGGAAGCCATTTCCGATCACTATGTTGCAGCAGGGCCCAGTGAAGGATCAACAGGTGCATCAGGGAATTTCTGAACACAGGCTTTTGATGGGAAAATATGTTGATAGGCAACAGCCTTCACAACCATGGCTTTTTCAAGTTCAGTCTTCTTTGGAAGGCCATTCTTTAGTCTTCCCAAATAATAGAAAAGTTGAAGAACTGGCTTATCATTTGAGGAGAATTGGAAGGCTGGAAGAATTATATTTTAATGTGTTATCTTCATTCACATCCCAACATGCAATGATTAAAGTTGGCCACTTGGTTCAGCTAATAACTGAGCTGGAAGAGAATAATCAGACATTAAATCAAAGGGGTCTTAGATTTTTGGCAACAGTTTTGAAGAGTGCATATTGTTTACTGCAAAAATCCCCTGATCAACTTTCAAGGGTTATTCAGTTGAGACTTCTGCCATTTGTAGGGTGCTTCCCACAAATGTTCAATTTTCTGATGCAAGCCTATAAAGAagggctccagcactgtgttattGTTGTGCTACACAGTCCAGTGATTACTGTGCCCAGACTGCATACCACGTTGTGCACCTCCGACTTTTCTGCAGCAACTGATATCATAGAAATTCAGTCACAGAATCTGGTTCTTGTGACAGTGGAAAGTGGTTCTGTATATGCTTGGAACCCAGAGTTTCAAAAACCTTgggaacaaataaatacaaatggtGTTAGAGTTACAGGAGCCAGAATAACAGATGGTGACCAATTCCTTGTATTAGCAACTGGACATAGCACTATATTAGTGTATGACTTTTCCAAGCGATCCCTCCTTTATGAAGCTGAAGTGAGAAGAACATTTGATGACGTCAACCCAACGATTGTTCAGTCAATCAGTGGCTTTGCTTTGTGCAGTACAAATGTGGTGGTGTGGTTTGTGAATAGCACAGTAGTGAGGATCTTTGATCATAATTCCCACCATACAATCAGGCAGTTGAATTGCGAACATGAGGTTCAGTGTATTTCTTTTTCTACAGATGGAACATATGTACTGTGTGGACAATTGCAAAGTACAGTCACAATATTTAATATTCACACTGGTTGCCAGATAGCCACGGTTGCTTGTGAATTCCACGAAGCACCTGTTTATTCAATTTTCATGTCTGCTTCCAACAGAGAAATCTATATTGTAGACAAGGTTGGAAATAAATTTATTTGGGACACAGAAAACCTAACTGAGCCAAGTCTTCAGGAAAGTATTATGTGTTCAGATGATGTAGATGAACTTCTTAATGTTGAATTTTCTTCAAACTCCCTCCTATTGTGTAAGATGTCTTGTATTGAACTCTGGGACACATTGAATTGGAATATGTCAGACATGTTCAAACCTCCAAAAAATGAATATTTCATCCAAGCTATATTGTCACAAGATTGTTGTTGTATTATAGCTGCAATCAGTGGTTCTGAGGCATTATTTGTGTGGAAGAGAGAGACAGGACAGTGTGTTCTAATACTTGAGAACAGGTTTGGTACACCACTGAGATTATCTAAGTGCTTTTCACAGAAGTCTTTAGTATCATTCACTTCAAAGGGATATCTCATATCCTGGGACTTAGATTGCATAGATAGAGCTTCAGGTCTAGCAAAGGCAGAAAAGACCATAAAAACAATTCTTCTTTCGAAGCAAGGGAAGTATTTTTATACTTCCGATGGTACCAACATCATACTCAAATGGAGTCTGACTTTCTGTCAAATAGAGGCTACCTTTGCACATGCAGATCTCGTCAAAAGCTCTGCTCTTACAAGAACAGGGGCCACTCtgataactgcagatgttagcgGTGATCTTTATGTCTGGGACACAAAAACTGGTCAAAACCTGCACCGGATCAGATACAGTATTGTGACACAATTATTGGTAGCACCAAATGATCACTTTGTGGTATCGCTTTGTGAAGACTGCGTTTCTAAGGTCTGGAATCTGTCCAATGGGCATGTTGTCTGCAATATTCGCATACCTCTAAAGAAAGCAATGATAATGCCAGAAAGTACGTTCATTTTGGGTCTTCATCAACATTGCCTCCTTGCTGTCAGCTTATGGTCAGGTGGCATAGTCAAGCGATTTGAATGTGCTGACAAATCTCACATTATTGCCTTTCAAACACTGAAAGATTATCCAGACTACATCTTGCTAATTACATCTTCTGGAAACATGTTTACCTGGAACGTTGTGGAAGAAACCTTTTGCCAACAGGTCCAGTTCCCTTTCAAACTGTCTGGACAACTGGATAACTTTCAGGTGTCAGATAATGGGAGCATTGCAATTCTGTCAGTTATTGATGAGAGTATCAACGTCTTGGACATCCTACATGGAAAATTGTGTGTCATTGGTACCGagggaactatctttaatcagcaaTTGACGAGAGATGGTCAATATGTTGTTTACATCAATTCCAGAGATTCCTGTACTTGTGACTTTCATTCAAGTCCAACACTTAATATTGTTCGAATAACAGATGGGAAAAATATTGGGTGCTGCTACTTGTGCAAAATCCCCTCCAGTATTCTTGTCTGTGAATGTGATTTAAATATCTTGGTAGGTTTTGAAGATGGGAGTATTGGAATTTATGCAGTTGCTGACTATCCCAATGCTGAGAGCAAACTTAAAAGCCATCTGACCGAGATAACCAAAGGTGAATatctttttaaaaagaaagattGGTGGTTTAAAGACTTACCTGATGCTGTTTGGGTAGATTCACTCAATGAGTATTCACAGTAA